The Drosophila nasuta strain 15112-1781.00 chromosome 2L, ASM2355853v1, whole genome shotgun sequence genome window below encodes:
- the LOC132798350 gene encoding uncharacterized protein LOC132798350, producing MRILYTVILAFLVCVPSIGSSALASTLEHDLREAAVETKILVNKADVQSLIKLIEVIEANKILPEEDLPKWHAYAVQLKSWNVTIDNDYTKPQLTLLPVPGPEEYRKFDEYSNGAHSKILSDLHKLTAQYHTAFQIKASNIINAAKESGYTNIILDSIFADFTTAEGDRRQIYFDILLSRLI from the exons atGCGTATTCTTTATACAGTGATTCTCGCCTTTCTTGTGTGTGTTCCG AGCATCGGAAGTTCTGCTCTAGCCTCCACTCTAGAACATGATTTGAGAGAAGCTGCTGTCGAGACTAAAATCCTCGTTAACAAAGCCGACGTACAATCtctcattaaattaattgaagtaATTGAGGCCAATAAGATTTTACCTGAAGAGGACCTTCCAAAGTGGCATGCATATGCTGTTCAGTTGAAATCTTGGAATGTTACCATCGATAATGATTATACTAAGCCCCAACTTACTCTTCTGCCGGTGCCAGGACCAGAAGAGTATAGAAAATTCGATGAATATTCGAATGGTGCCCACTCCAAAATTCTATCCGATCTACATAAACTCACCGCTCAATATCATACGGCTTTCCAGATTAAAGCatctaatattataaatgcagCAAAAGAATCCGGATATACCAATATCATCCTGGATAGCATATTTGCTGATTTTACTACAGCAGAAGGCGATCGACGACAAATCTATTTCGATATTTTACTATCTCGTCTAATTTAG
- the LOC132785264 gene encoding uncharacterized protein LOC132785264, which translates to MRNAYTVILALLSIGNAALGNNLENNLKEAAIETKILINKGDVQVYLEIAEAIVSNKIAPKEEIENWRGYASELKSWNVTIEEDYLLPLRRIVSHIPLTQLRSKLDAYLDGELSKFDSDMIKRNDEQYTSFKIRATDIINDAKKAGYTNEILNNKFNDFRYSKNDNQLESNFNVLLSYLNGLNLN; encoded by the exons atGCGTAATGCGTATACAGTGATTCTTGCTCTCCTG AGCATCGGAAATGCTGCTCTAGGCAACAACcttgaaaataatttgaaagaaGCTGCCATAGAAACTAAAATTCTTATCAATAAGGGCGACGTACAAGTTTATCTTGAAATAGCTGAAgcaattgtgtcaaataaaattgcacCTAAAGAGGAGATTGAAAATTGGCGCGGATATGCTTCCGAGTTAAAATCTTGGAATGTCACAATCGAGGAGGATTATCTTTTACCGCTAAGAAGGATTGTGTCTCACATCCCATTGACCCAACTTAGAAGCAAATTAGATGCATATTTGGATGGTGAATTGTCAAAATTTGATTCCGACATGATAAAACGCAATGATGAACAATATACGTCTTTTAAAATTAGGGCAACTGATATTATAAATGACGCAAAAAAGGCAGGCTATACCAATGAAATcctaaataacaaatttaatgattttcgTTATTCAAAAAACGACAACCAACTAGAATCCAATTTTAATGTTCTTCTCTCTTATCTAAATGGTTTGAATCTAAATTAA
- the LOC132798718 gene encoding zinc carboxypeptidase A 1-like gives MSLNKSLLFALFGLLATLAVGQAERVRYDNYRLYKANAANEAQLAVLKDLEGSSDSILFLDGVHIVGKDVQMVVAPHKVPDLLDLLGRAEIKYELQSKDFQKSMDEVDEKVAIKGRVGMTGRADDEYNWAQYYELEDTYTWMIQLASKYPHVVTLIEGGKSYQRRSILGVKISKSLSDKPGIFLEAGIHAREWIAPAAATFIINQLLTSEVDSIKELADNYNWYVFPHANPDGYVYTHTTNRFWRKTRTPYGSCFGADPNRNWGFHWNEVGASDSACSDTYAGPEAFSEIETYSLSQYIASIKDNIQLYISLHAYSQYLLYPYGHTNELPDNVKDYEQVYEAAIAAVSQRYSTRYTGGNIYDAIYPAAGASVDWAYGTQDVRMSFCYELRPSSNSILTGFRLPAEQIIPASEELLDSIVAMATEVKALGYFDK, from the coding sequence ATGTCGCTGAACAAGTCTCTGCTATTCGCTCTCTTTGGCCTGTTGGCCACGCTTGCTGTTGGCCAAGCGGAACGTGTCCGCTACGACAACTATCGTCTCTACAAGGCCAATGCCGCAAACGAGGCTCAACTCGCCGTGCTTAAGGATCTGGAGGGTTCCTCCGACTCCATCCTCTTCCTAGATGGTGTGCACATTGTGGGTAAAGATGTTCAGATGGTTGTCGCTCCCCACAAGGTTCCCGATCTATTGGACCTGTTGGGCAGGGCTGAGATTAAATACGAGCTGCAATCGAAGGATTTCCAAAAATCTATGGATGAAGTCGACGAGAAGGTTGCCATCAAGGGACGCGTTGGCATGACGGGACGCGCTGACGACGAATACAACTGGGCACAGTACTATGAACTAGAGGATACCTATACCTGGATGATACAGCTGGCCTCGAAATATCCCCATGTTGTCACACTGATCGAGGGTGGCAAGAGCTATCAGCGCCGTTCTATTCTGGGTGTTAAGATCTCCAAGAGTCTGTCTGACAAGCCCGGCATCTTCCTGGAGGCTGGCATTCATGCTCGCGAATGGATTGCTCCCGCTGCTGCCACCTTCATCATCAACCAACTGCTGACCTCTGAGGTAGACTCCATCAAGGAGTTGGCCGACAACTACAACTGGTACGTCTTCCCCCATGCGAATCCCGATGGCTATGTGTACACTCACACCACAAATCGCTTCTGGCGCAAGACTCGCACTCCCTATGGCAGCTGCTTTGGCGCTGATCCTAACCGCAACTGGGGTTTCCATTGGAACGAGGTGGGTGCCAGCGATAGTGCCTGCTCTGACACCTATGCCGGTCCCGAGGCCTTCTCTGAGATCGAGACTTATTCGCTGTCGCAATACATTGCCTCGATAAAGGACAATATTCAGCTGTACATCTCGCTCCACGCTTACTCGCAGTACCTGCTGTATCCTTATGGCCACACCAATGAGCTGCCCGATAATGTCAAGGACTACGAACAAGTGTATGAAGCTGCTATCGCGGCTGTCTCGCAGCGCTACAGCACCAGGTACACTGGTGGCAACATCTATGATGCCATCTACCCCGCAGCTGGTGCCAGCGTTGATTGGGCGTATGGCACTCAGGATGTGCGCATGTCTTTCTGCTATGAGCTGCGTCCGTCCTCCAACTCCATCCTTACTGGCTTCAGACTACCCGCTGAGCAGATTATTCCCGCCAGCGAGGAGTTGCTGGACTCCATTGTCGCCATGGCTACCGAGGTCAAGGCTTTGGGCTATTTCGATAAATAA
- the LOC132785347 gene encoding craniofacial development protein 2-like, protein MKKDYDLRICTWNVRTLNWEGASIQLADALEKLKADITAIQEMRWTGQGCSKRANCDIYYSCHAERREFGCGFVVSRRLRHHVSNFTPVSERLATIRVKARFFNLSIICAHAPTEEKDDAAKDAFYARLEDTYDRCPNHDVKIILGDFNAKVGRERIFDRTVGQFSLHETTSKNGFRLIDFAAARNMVVSSTRFRHLDIHKATWLSPDQKTRNHVIML, encoded by the coding sequence atgaaaaaggaCTACGATTTAAGGATATGCACCTGGAATGTCCGAACCCTTAATTGGGAAGGTGCCTCTATCCAACTGGCGGATGCCCTCGAGAAATTAAAGGCTGACATTACCGCCATCCAGGAAATGAGATGGACAGGACAAGGTTGTTCCAAGCGAGCAAACTGTGATATTTACTACAGCTGCCATGCGGAGAGGCGCGAATTTGGATGCGGATTTGTAGTAAGCCGGAGACTTCGCCACCACGTCTCCAATTTCACCCCAGTGAGTGAACGGCTGGCTACAATCCGCGTCAAAGCTAGATTTTTTAATCTTAGCATAATTTGCGCGCACGCCCCGACGGAGGAGAAGGACGATGCTGCTAAGGATGCATTCTACGCGAGACTCGAGGACACATACGACCGCTGCCCAAACCACGACGTGAAGATCATCCTCGGGGACTTCAACGCAAAGGTTGGGCGCGAACGCATCTTTGACCGCACCGTCGGTCAATTCAGCCTCCACGAGACCACCTCGAAGAACGGTTTCAGGCTGATTGACTTCGCCGCGGCGCGAAACATGGTAGTGAGTAGCACCAGATTTCGGCACCTCGACATCCACAAGGCCACATGGCTGTCCCCTGATCAGAAAACGCGCAACCATGTGATCATGTTGTGA
- the LOC132798116 gene encoding zinc carboxypeptidase A 1-like codes for MSLNKSLLFALFGLLATLAVGQAERVRYDNYRLYKANAANEAQLAVLKDLEGSSDSILFLDGVHIVGKDVQMVVAPHKVPDLLDLLGKAEIKYELQSKDFQKSMDEVDEKVAIKGRVGMTGRADDQYNWEQYYELEDTYTWMIQLARDYPHVVTLIEGGKTYQRRSILGVKISKSLSDKPGIFLEAGIHAREWIAPAAATFIINQLLTSEVDSIKELADNYNWYVFPHANPDGYVYTHTTNRLWRKTRTPYGSCFGADPNRNWGFHWNEAGASDSACSETYAGPEAFSEIETYSLSQYIASIKDKIQLYISLHSYSQYLLYPYGHTNELPDNVKDFEQVFDAAIAAVSQRYNTRYTGGNVYDAIYPAAGSSTDWAYGTQDVRMTFCYELRPSSNSILTGFRLPAEQIIPASEELLDSIVAMATEVKALGYFDK; via the coding sequence ATGTCGCTGAACAAGTCTCTGCTATTCGCTCTCTTTGGCCTGTTGGCCACGCTTGCTGTTGGCCAAGCGGAACGTGTCCGCTACGACAACTATCGTCTCTACAAGGCCAATGCCGCAAACGAGGCTCAACTCGCCGTGCTTAAGGATCTGGAGGGTTCCTCCGACTCCATCCTCTTCCTAGATGGTGTGCACATTGTGGGTAAAGATGTTCAGATGGTTGTCGCTCCCCACAAGGTTCCCGATCTATTGGACCTGTTGGGCAAGGCTGAGATTAAATACGAGCTGCAATCGAAGGATTTCCAAAAATCGATGGATGAAGTCGACGAGAAGGTTGCCATCAAGGGACGCGTTGGCATGACGGGACGCGCCGACGACCAATACAACTGGGAACAGTACTATGAATTAGAGGATACCTACACCTGGATGATTCAGCTGGCCAGGGATTATCCCCATGTTGTCACACTGATTGAGGGTGGCAAGACCTATCAGCGCCGTTCTATTCTGGGTGTTAAGATCTCCAAGAGTCTGTCTGACAAGCCCGGCATCTTCCTGGAGGCTGGCATTCATGCTCGCGAATGGATTGCTCCCGCTGCTGCCACCTTCATCATCAACCAACTGCTGACCTCTGAGGTAGACTCCATCAAGGAGTTGGCCGACAACTACAACTGGTACGTCTTCCCCCATGCGAATCCCGATGGCTATGTGTACACTCACACCACAAATCGCTTGTGGCGCAAGACTCGCACTCCCTATGGCAGCTGCTTTGGCGCTGATCCTAACCGCAACTGGGGCTTCCATTGGAACGAGGCGGGCGCCAGCGATAGTGCCTGCTCTGAAACCTATGCCGGTCCCGAGGCCTTCTCTGAGATCGAGACTTATTCGCTGTCGCAATACATTGCTTCGATAAAGGACAAGATTCAGCTGTACATCTCGCTCCACTCTTACTCTCAGTATCTGCTGTATCCTTATGGCCACACCAATGAGCTGCCCGATAATGTCAAGGACTTCGAACAAGTGTTTGATGCTGCTATCGCGGCTGTCTCGCAGCGCTACAACACCAGGTACACTGGTGGCAACGTCTATGATGCCATCTACCCTGCAGCTGGTTCCAGCACTGATTGGGCTTATGGCACTCAGGATGTGCGTATGACTTTCTGCTATGAGCTGCGCCCGTCCTCCAACTCCATCCTTACTGGCTTCAGACTGCCCGCTGAGCAGATTATTCCCGCCAGCGAGGAGTTGCTGGACTCCATTGTCGCCATGGCTACCGAGGTCAAGGCTTTGGGCTATTTCGATAAATAA
- the LOC132798115 gene encoding pickpocket protein 11, producing MAFKKRRIFDLRVVQSQQHMSRSLEGHRNSNSTATFSVLSHGHSRRRWKYYQLRLIWNWFTESLRNYCQTTSLHGFSYITRQDISRNERFFWLFVVLSAIIASISLVLVSLYANRETPTVTVIESSHFPTWNIPFPAVTICNFNKISKTKALNLMRNMQLPPNVTNEHLQQLFNLTLLPVGNTISNDSLQIYDNILNMNNITLTELSKQLSPDCLEMISRCIWKGINTRCESLFQRIMTLEGTCCSFNYFAALTNNFPTKIAYQVPKRPYRVTGCGYPTGLSVLLDPMVADYYGTFFSGFGFRLLIHNSHNFPDENAESKVVTSTRESFVRINPESTYATRDIQRMDLKWRNCLFGNERKLDGLRRYSFINCMFECRMRMTLEICGCLPAYVANNGTFKVCGVLHLNCIIESKRLYSRALANLGASLSRVRRTTSFPCDCLPDCESNLYVSESTMGRLEVNYSSRRSSSSSQTDSILVHVFFSDLMSTRYRMEIFQNWLSALASFGGLLGLILGFSIVTAFEFVYFLTFRPIFNYINRDRD from the exons ATGGCGTTCAAGAAGCGGCGCATCTTTGATCTACGCGTGGTGCAATCGCAACAGCATATGTCTAGGTCTTTGGAAGGCCACAGGAACAGCAATAGCACCGCTACCTTCTCAGTGCTCAGTCATGGCCACAGTCGCCGACGTTGGAAATATTATCAGCTGCGACTTATTTGGAATTGGTTCACGGAAAGTCTGCGCAATTATTGTCAGACCACATCGTTGCATGGCTTCAGCTACATTACTCGCCAGGATATCAGCAGGAATGAACGCTTCTTttggttgtttgttgtctTGTCTGCCATTATTGCCTCCATATCTCTGGTATTAGTTTCGCTGTATGCGAATCGTGAGACGCCAACGGTGACTGTCATCGAGAGTTCACATTTCCCCACCTGGAATATTCCCTTTCCTGCTGTAACGATTTGCAATTTCAACAAGATTTCGAAGACCAAAGCTTTAAACTTGATGCGAAATAT GCAACTGCCACCCAACGTCACCAATGAGCATTTGCAGCAACTTTTTAACCTAACACTACTCCCAGTGGGCAACACCATTAGCAACGATTCACTACAGATCTACgacaatattttaaacatgAATAATATTACTCTCACGGAGCTGAGCAAACAACTCTCGCCCGACTGCCTGGAGATGATCTCTCGATGCATCTGGAAGGGCATCAACACACGCTGCGAGAGTCTCTTTCAACGCATCATGACACTCGAGGGCACTTGCTGCAGCTTCAACTACTTTGCTGCATTGACCAATAATTTTCCAAC AAAGATTGCTTACCAGGTGCCCAAGCGGCCGTATCGGGTGACAGGGTGTGGCTATCCGACTGGACTTTCCGTGCTCCTCGATCCCATGGTCGCCGATTATTATGGCACATTCTTTAGCGGCTTTGGCTTTCGCCTGCTCATCCACAATTCGCATAATTTTCCCGATGAGAACGCAGAGTCCAAAGTGGTAACCTCCACGCGAGAAAGTTTCGTGCGCATCAATCCAGAATCGACATATGCCACTAGGGATATACAGCGCATGGACTTGAAGTGGAGGAACTGCCTCTTTGGCAACGAGCGTAAGCTGGATGGACTCAGACGATACTCATTCATCAACTGCATGTTCGAGTGCAGAATGCGAATGACTCTAGAGATCTGCGGCTGCCTGCCCGCCTATGTGGCAAACAATGGCACCTTCAAGGTGTGCGGAGTTCTTCATTTAAACTGCATTATTGAGAGCAAAC GTCTCTATTCTCGTGCCTTGGCGAATCTGGGCGCGTCGCTCTCCAGAGTTCGTCGTACAACCAGTTTTCCCTGTGATTGTCTCCCTGATTGTGAGTCCAATTTGTATGTCTCCGAGAGCACCATGGGCCGCTTAGAGGTTAATTACTCCAGCAGAAGAAGTAGCAG CTCCAGTCAAACAGATAGCATTTTGGTTCATGTATTCTTCAGCGACCTGATGTCCACTCGATACCGCATGGAAATATTTCAGAACTGGCTATCGGCACTAG CTTCATTTGGCGGCCTGTTGGGCCTTATTCTTGGCTTCAGCATTGTCACTGCCTtcgaatttgtttatttcctTACATTTCGTcctattttcaattacatCAACCGTGATAGAGactaa
- the LOC132798114 gene encoding pickpocket protein 11 gives MSKEELEHPIYLINFEEYLRPKQPHKSTALQCFDKPIKPESQFFKIYKRLKFVRWLRETRSKLSKKLEQVPLPRFLNFLRERNDDGLCKPKTGFEIYCEMSSIHGFHLFVGAKTWQRVLWWIFICIAVVLSLLVLIMSYGRSAETPTIRYIESIMQPSGERSIPFPALTICDSNRISKRSLLSKARKWDVTSNSLQQLPWLPKRNLGQVSESMINTLSWLNFTWSEVLEQLSPQLCETQLLTCLWQGETQSCKDLFATTWSYSEGRCCSFMGQPKCSLTSGQSAKGLTIRLATKLEDYGSSSAVTAGFHFFIHEAGTTVDATTQRVFLPKATESHLMLKPYETHASSYIASLPIEQRLCYLPNERKMFQFSIYNQENCVAECRSARIFEKCGCVPPHMPSRWYWSQCPVGQYKCVQDQDLSWDELQSHCNCLPPCQFYRYDVHSDVTNLDASQSMTNVNNDGFFQNFNASDELVVHIYFDSLSAEQLRLDVYENWLTFIGTFGGITGLFMGCSFVSVFELVFFVCVRPTCNWLLRQRVRYRLRRRRRQIEQAANGN, from the exons ATGTCAAAAGAAGAGCTAGAGCACCCCATTTATTTAATCAACTTTGAGGAGTATCTGAGACCCAAGCAACCTCACAAGTCAACGGCGCTACAATGTTTTGATAAGCCTATAAAACCCGAAAGCCAGTTTTTCAAGATTTACAAACGTCTCAAGTTCGTGCGATGGTTGCGAGAGACTCGCTCAAAATTGTCGAAAAAACTAGAGCAAGTTCCGTTGCCCAGGTTCCTGAATTTTCTGCGAGAGCGTAATGATGATGGACTATGCAAGCCCAAGACTGGCTTCGAGATATATTGCGAAATGTCCAGCATACATGGATTCCATTTATTTGTGGGAGCGAAGACGTGGCAGCGTGTGCTCTGGTGGATCTTCATCTGCATTGCCGTGGTACTCTCGCTGCTCGTGTTGATCATGTCGTATGGCAGGAGTGCAGAGACGCCAACGATACGCTACATAGAGAGCATAATGCAACCAAGTGGTGAACGTTCAATTCCCTTTCCAGCTCTTACTATTTGCGACTCGAATCGTATCTCTAAGCGGAGTCTCTTGAGCAAGGCTAGGAAGTGGGATGTGACAAGCAATTCGTTGCAGCAATTACCGTGGTTACCTAAACGCAATTTAGGTCAAGTTAGCGAGTCAATGATCAATACTTTGAGCTGGTTAAACTTTACTTGGTCGGAGGTTTTGGAGCAACTGTCGCCACAACTCTGTGAAACTCAACTATTGACTTGCTTGTGGCAGGGTGAGACGCAAAGCTGCAAAGATCTGTTTGCCACCACGTGGAGCTACAGTGAAGGACGTTGTTGCAGCTTTATGGGACAGCCAAAGTGCTCGCTTACGTCGGGCCAATCAGCGAAAGGATTAACTATACGTCTGGCCACAAAACTCGAAGATTACGGCAGCTCTTCGGCTGTCACAGCTGGTTTCCATTTCTTCATACACGAGGCAGGCACCACAGTTGATGCAACCACGCAACGCGTCTTTTTACCAAAAGCAACAGAGTCTCATTTAATGCTTAAACCTTATGAAACGCATGCATCTTCTTATATAGCCAGTCTACCAATCGAACAACGACTTTGTTATTTGCCCAATGAACGAAAGATGTTTCAATTTTCCATCTACAATCAGGAGAATTGTGTAGCCGAATGTAGAAGTGCGAGAATCTTTGAGAAGTGCGGTTGTGTTCCTCCCCATATGCCCAGCAGGTGGTATTGGTCCCAATGTCCAGTTGGGCAGTACAAGTGCGTCCAAGATCAAG ATCTCAGCTGGGATGAACTTCAGTCGCATTGCAACTGCTTACCTCCGTGCCAGTTTTATCGTTATGACGTACACAGCGATGTGACCAACTTGGATGCCAGCCAATCTATGACTAATGTCAATAATGATGGCTTCTT TCAGAACTTTAATGCCTCCGATGAGCTGGTTGTGCACATTTACTTTGACTCGTTGAGCGCAGAGCAATTGCGCTTGGATGTCTATGAGAACTGGTTGACCTTCATAG GCACCTTCGGCGGCATCACGGGGTTGTTTATGGGCTGCAGTTTCGTGTCCGTCTTCGAGCTGGTGTTCTTCGTTTGTGTGCGACCCACTTGCAACTGGCTGCTCCGACAGAGAGTACGTTATAGACtgcggcgtcgtcgtcgtcaaaTCGAACAGGCGGCCAATGGTAATTAG